One part of the Desulfonema ishimotonii genome encodes these proteins:
- a CDS encoding MFS transporter, which produces MNRDDGTGVDRRIMGAQYFLYFGVMGIMLPYFNLYCFHLGFSGLQIGILSATRSLMMILFPVFWGTLADRFQVRKPLYILLNFVSTAIWAALLLTTGFCGILLTMIAYGIFYSPLIAFMETFTMEVLGREKKRYGMVRAWGTLAFIGVATALGRLIDIWSVDIIIGLVLAGSAVQAIVALKIPRVRRHQESRFGSDTRFLRERGMCLFLFCAFLMLVSHGTYYGFLSIHLESLGYDKTFIGIAWALASAAEIVVMVGSDKIFRRVSPENALFFAFMMATLRWLILFLATSPAMILVSQMFHAATYAVFHIASILYVDRMTPRAAKTLGQAVNNALTYGLGMTVGLFLNGCLYESLGAFRLFFISSLIALGGGILFWYGQRYQARHI; this is translated from the coding sequence ATGAACAGAGACGACGGCACGGGGGTTGACAGGCGGATCATGGGGGCGCAGTATTTCCTCTATTTCGGAGTGATGGGGATCATGCTGCCCTACTTCAACCTGTACTGCTTTCACCTGGGCTTCAGCGGCCTTCAGATCGGCATCCTTTCGGCCACCCGCTCGCTGATGATGATCCTGTTTCCCGTATTCTGGGGAACCCTGGCCGACCGGTTTCAGGTCCGGAAGCCGCTCTATATCCTTTTGAATTTTGTCAGCACCGCCATCTGGGCGGCCCTCCTTCTGACCACCGGCTTCTGCGGTATCCTGCTGACGATGATCGCATACGGGATATTTTATTCGCCCCTGATCGCCTTTATGGAAACCTTTACAATGGAGGTGCTGGGCCGGGAGAAAAAACGCTACGGCATGGTCCGGGCCTGGGGAACCCTCGCCTTTATCGGCGTGGCAACGGCTCTGGGCCGACTGATCGACATCTGGTCCGTTGACATCATTATCGGCCTGGTGCTGGCCGGATCGGCGGTGCAGGCAATTGTGGCCCTGAAGATCCCCCGTGTCCGTCGGCATCAGGAATCCCGGTTCGGCAGTGATACGCGGTTTCTCAGGGAAAGGGGGATGTGCCTCTTTCTGTTCTGCGCCTTTCTGATGCTGGTCAGCCACGGAACCTACTACGGCTTTCTCTCCATTCACCTGGAAAGCCTGGGGTACGACAAGACCTTTATCGGCATCGCCTGGGCTCTGGCCTCGGCTGCCGAGATCGTGGTGATGGTCGGCTCGGACAAAATATTTCGCCGGGTTTCCCCTGAAAACGCCCTCTTTTTTGCCTTCATGATGGCAACGCTGCGGTGGCTGATCCTCTTTCTGGCCACATCTCCGGCCATGATTCTGGTCTCCCAGATGTTCCACGCGGCCACCTATGCCGTATTCCACATTGCCAGCATCCTCTATGTGGACCGGATGACGCCCCGGGCGGCGAAAACCCTGGGGCAGGCGGTAAACAACGCCCTGACCTATGGTCTGGGCATGACGGTGGGATTATTTTTAAACGGCTGTCTCTACGAGTCCCTGGGCGCGTTTCGCCTCTTTTTCATCAGCAGCCTGATTGCCCTGGGGGGCGGCATTCTCTTCTGGTATGGCCAGCGGTATCAGGCCAGACATATCTGA
- a CDS encoding vWA domain-containing protein, with translation MIRKMFYLVCTVCLLVAAGYAVWHFVRDETGRGGKRVMGYEKAVKKLDGLVSRIDWSENFVRRRAKVRLGKAQDLKETLPPIDRFEAVVSPVPSGDDVVAEIFTSTEKSGTGTDGIMVRIARDFNAGNLRLKDGRRVRVIIRKIASGTGYQFIASGKYRPDAFSPSSMLWVEMTAAHGVTMTPVRERMFGNIAGVVMKAGVADRLRSVYGGTDIRTLIDAVVQGNLVMGYTNPFASSTGLNFLITVLSTFAGGNPDLMLSPEVVSSFESFQRGVPFVALTTLQMRDSVENDGALEAFVMEYQTFANTPALRSGYEFIPFGIRHDNPLYAVGEIGPEKREVLNMFASFAGGEKYRVLAGKYGFDPEMPYQPAVPLPPGSTLVRAQKIWKDKKDAGRPIAAIFLCDVSGSMRGTRLNHLKKALIQGSEFIAPGNAIGVVLFNHRVSVVLPVKPFDLSQKAAFQAAVEDMVADGKTAMYDGVAVSLSMLAEARRKNPDVKPMLFVLTDGETNVGLVLENMSPIIEGLNMPIYTIGYEADIGELGKLSSLVEAASLNAGEAEIEYKIGSLLNAQM, from the coding sequence ATGATTAGGAAAATGTTTTACCTCGTGTGTACCGTATGCCTGCTGGTGGCCGCAGGCTATGCTGTCTGGCATTTTGTCCGGGACGAGACGGGCCGTGGCGGAAAGCGGGTGATGGGCTATGAAAAAGCCGTAAAAAAACTGGACGGCCTCGTCTCCCGGATCGACTGGTCCGAGAACTTCGTCCGCAGGCGGGCAAAGGTCCGGCTGGGCAAGGCTCAGGATCTGAAGGAGACCCTCCCGCCGATCGACCGGTTTGAAGCGGTTGTCAGCCCGGTCCCCTCCGGCGATGATGTGGTGGCTGAGATTTTCACCTCCACGGAAAAATCCGGAACCGGGACCGACGGTATCATGGTCCGCATTGCCCGGGATTTCAATGCCGGAAACCTGCGGCTGAAAGACGGCAGGCGCGTCCGGGTGATCATTCGCAAAATCGCATCGGGAACCGGATATCAGTTCATCGCCTCCGGCAAGTACCGGCCCGACGCCTTCTCGCCCTCCAGTATGCTCTGGGTGGAGATGACCGCCGCCCACGGTGTCACCATGACGCCGGTTCGTGAACGGATGTTCGGCAATATCGCCGGTGTGGTGATGAAGGCAGGTGTCGCAGACCGACTTCGGTCCGTCTACGGGGGAACAGATATCAGAACCCTTATCGACGCCGTTGTTCAGGGAAATCTGGTGATGGGCTACACCAACCCCTTTGCCAGCAGCACCGGACTCAACTTTCTCATTACCGTCCTCTCAACCTTTGCCGGGGGCAACCCGGATCTCATGCTTTCCCCCGAGGTGGTCAGCTCCTTTGAGAGCTTTCAGCGGGGCGTCCCCTTTGTTGCCCTCACGACGTTGCAGATGCGCGACTCGGTTGAAAATGACGGCGCCCTCGAGGCCTTTGTCATGGAGTATCAGACCTTTGCCAACACGCCTGCCCTCAGATCCGGCTACGAGTTTATCCCCTTCGGTATCCGGCATGACAACCCGCTGTATGCTGTGGGAGAGATCGGGCCGGAGAAGCGGGAAGTGCTGAATATGTTCGCCTCCTTTGCCGGGGGAGAAAAATACCGGGTGCTGGCCGGAAAGTACGGGTTTGACCCTGAAATGCCGTATCAGCCGGCCGTTCCGCTTCCCCCGGGGAGTACCCTGGTCCGGGCGCAGAAAATATGGAAGGACAAAAAAGACGCCGGACGGCCCATTGCTGCGATTTTCCTGTGTGACGTCAGCGGTTCCATGCGGGGCACCCGGCTGAATCATCTGAAAAAGGCGCTGATTCAGGGGAGCGAATTTATCGCCCCCGGAAACGCCATCGGCGTTGTCCTCTTTAACCACCGGGTCAGTGTGGTTCTGCCCGTAAAGCCCTTTGACCTGTCCCAGAAAGCGGCCTTTCAGGCGGCGGTTGAGGATATGGTTGCGGACGGAAAGACCGCCATGTACGACGGCGTTGCAGTCTCCCTCTCCATGCTGGCAGAGGCCCGGCGGAAAAATCCCGATGTGAAGCCGATGCTGTTTGTTCTGACGGACGGGGAGACCAACGTGGGGCTGGTTCTTGAGAATATGAGTCCGATTATCGAGGGCCTCAATATGCCGATTTATACGATCGGGTATGAGGCGGATATCGGCGAGCTGGGCAAACTTTCATCCCTGGTGGAGGCCGCAAGCCTCAACGCCGGGGAAGCGGAGATCGAATACAAGATCGGCTCTCTGCTGAACGCGCAGATGTAA
- the gmhB gene encoding D-glycero-beta-D-manno-heptose 1,7-bisphosphate 7-phosphatase: protein MQNNSDMLRDVVFLDRDGVINEDSPDYIRSWDEFRFIPGSTEAIRCLTEHGFAVILITNQSAVNRGMITRQTLEHMHTMMRLAVEAAGGRITDIFFCPHRPDEGCGCRKPAPGLIRKAQAIYGIDPATACMVGDSAKDIECARNAGCARSILVRTGNGRASEKILEHKNIRPDHIVANLYEAAVLICGCEKKRSGRSAETPDPSCCFRTTA, encoded by the coding sequence TTGCAGAATAATTCAGACATGCTGCGGGATGTGGTGTTCCTGGATCGGGACGGAGTGATTAATGAGGATTCGCCCGACTATATCAGAAGCTGGGACGAATTCCGCTTTATTCCCGGCAGCACCGAGGCGATCCGGTGCCTGACCGAACACGGTTTTGCGGTAATACTCATCACCAACCAGTCTGCCGTGAACCGGGGGATGATCACCCGGCAGACCCTTGAGCATATGCACACCATGATGCGGCTGGCGGTGGAGGCCGCAGGCGGCAGAATTACCGACATCTTTTTCTGTCCGCACAGGCCGGATGAAGGATGCGGGTGCCGAAAACCGGCTCCGGGCCTGATCCGAAAGGCACAGGCGATATATGGCATTGATCCGGCAACGGCCTGTATGGTCGGCGACAGCGCCAAGGATATCGAGTGCGCCCGAAATGCAGGCTGCGCCAGAAGTATTCTGGTACGGACCGGCAATGGGAGGGCGTCGGAAAAGATCCTGGAACACAAAAATATCCGGCCGGACCATATTGTGGCGAACCTGTATGAGGCGGCAGTTCTGATCTGCGGATGTGAGAAAAAAAGATCCGGCAGATCCGCCGAAACGCCGGATCCGTCGTGCTGTTTTCGTACAACCGCCTGA
- the lon gene encoding endopeptidase La, whose amino-acid sequence MAKQQPAMNLESENLPETLPILPLFDAVLFPKMVLPLVIMQGESVQLVDEAMSKNRIIGLLVARKPIKEDVKPDEDLEKTGVSALILKMAKTEDNRAQLLVQGISRFRVENFETGKPYLQARVSHVRDKEVKDKETQALTANIIEQFTKIVELSPGLPPEMLNMAKSIQDPGVLADMVASTVNAKLSEKQKILETLDIRKRLREVTRIITFQLDILELGSKIQSQVKGDMDKRQREYYLREQLKAIKEELGEKDESAVEVEDYRARIEAKNLPEEARKEADRELNRLARMHPSSSEYTVASTYLDWLTALPWHDSTTDNLDIRKAKKRLDEDHYGLEKAKKRIVEYLAVRKLNPDSKSPILCFAGPPGTGKTSLGHSIARAIGRKFIRMSLGGVRDEAEIRGHRRTYVGALPGRIVQGIRRSESNNPVFMLDEIDKVGSDFRGDPSSALLEVLDPEQNSTFSDHYLDVPFDLSKVMFITTANVLDTIPPPLRDRMEVIEMLGYTEDDKIRIANRYLIPRQRKAHGLRADQISFTRGAIKLIISGYTREAGLRNLEREIASVCRGVATRIVSDEAESVTVKVVNISKYLGPVRLTSDTKERISTPGVAIGLAWTQAGGEILFIEATAMKGQKGLILTGQLGDVMKESATAALSFIRANSEKLGVAGDFFEKHDIHIHIPAGAIPKDGPSAGVTMLTALTSLATNRTIRQDLAMTGEITLRGMVLPVGGVKDKVLAAHRAGIRTLILPKLNEKDIEDIPKKVQREIRFHFVSKMLDVIHIALPK is encoded by the coding sequence ATGGCAAAACAGCAGCCTGCTATGAATCTTGAATCGGAAAATCTCCCGGAAACCCTGCCGATTCTTCCCCTTTTTGATGCAGTTCTCTTCCCCAAAATGGTATTGCCCCTGGTCATCATGCAGGGAGAGTCCGTTCAGCTGGTGGACGAGGCCATGTCGAAAAACCGGATCATCGGCCTGCTTGTGGCCAGAAAACCGATCAAGGAGGATGTGAAGCCCGACGAAGATCTTGAAAAAACCGGTGTCAGCGCCCTGATCCTCAAGATGGCCAAGACCGAGGACAACAGGGCGCAGCTTCTGGTGCAGGGCATCAGCCGGTTCAGGGTCGAAAATTTTGAGACGGGAAAGCCCTATCTTCAGGCCCGTGTGAGCCATGTGCGGGACAAAGAGGTCAAAGATAAGGAAACCCAGGCCCTGACAGCCAATATTATTGAGCAGTTTACCAAAATCGTGGAGCTCTCCCCCGGTCTGCCGCCGGAAATGCTCAATATGGCCAAATCGATCCAGGATCCCGGCGTACTGGCCGACATGGTGGCCTCGACCGTCAATGCCAAGCTGTCGGAAAAGCAGAAAATTCTGGAAACACTCGATATCAGGAAACGGCTCAGGGAAGTGACCCGGATTATCACCTTTCAACTCGACATTCTGGAACTGGGCAGCAAAATTCAGAGTCAGGTCAAGGGGGATATGGACAAGCGCCAGCGGGAATATTACCTCCGCGAACAGCTCAAAGCCATTAAGGAGGAGCTGGGCGAAAAGGACGAGTCCGCCGTTGAGGTCGAGGATTACCGCGCCAGGATCGAGGCCAAAAATCTGCCCGAAGAGGCCCGGAAGGAGGCTGACCGGGAACTGAACCGTCTGGCCCGGATGCATCCGTCCTCATCGGAATACACCGTGGCCTCCACCTATCTGGACTGGCTCACCGCCCTGCCCTGGCACGACAGCACCACAGACAATCTCGATATCAGAAAGGCGAAAAAACGCCTGGACGAGGATCACTACGGCCTTGAGAAAGCCAAAAAACGGATTGTGGAGTATCTGGCCGTCCGCAAGCTCAACCCCGACTCCAAAAGCCCCATCCTCTGTTTCGCAGGCCCTCCGGGGACCGGAAAGACCTCCCTCGGCCATTCCATCGCACGGGCCATCGGCAGAAAATTCATCCGCATGTCTCTGGGCGGGGTGCGGGACGAGGCGGAAATCCGGGGACACCGGCGGACCTATGTGGGCGCGCTCCCGGGCCGCATTGTCCAAGGCATCCGCCGGTCCGAATCCAACAACCCCGTCTTCATGCTGGACGAGATCGACAAGGTGGGCAGCGATTTCCGGGGCGACCCCTCCTCGGCCCTGCTGGAGGTGCTGGACCCGGAACAGAATTCCACCTTCTCGGACCATTACCTCGACGTGCCCTTTGATCTGTCCAAAGTAATGTTCATCACCACGGCCAACGTGCTGGACACCATCCCCCCGCCCCTGAGAGACCGGATGGAGGTGATCGAGATGCTCGGCTACACCGAGGATGACAAGATCCGGATCGCCAACCGCTATCTCATCCCCCGCCAGAGGAAGGCCCACGGCCTCAGAGCCGATCAGATCTCCTTCACCCGGGGCGCCATCAAACTGATCATCAGCGGCTACACCCGCGAGGCCGGCCTGCGGAACCTGGAGCGGGAGATTGCATCGGTCTGCCGGGGGGTGGCGACCCGCATTGTATCCGATGAGGCGGAGTCGGTGACCGTCAAGGTCGTCAACATCTCCAAATACCTCGGTCCGGTACGCCTGACCTCCGACACCAAGGAACGCATCTCCACCCCGGGGGTTGCCATCGGGCTGGCCTGGACCCAGGCCGGGGGCGAGATCCTGTTCATCGAGGCCACGGCCATGAAGGGGCAGAAAGGCCTGATCCTGACGGGACAGCTCGGGGATGTCATGAAAGAATCCGCCACGGCGGCCCTCAGCTTTATCCGCGCCAATTCCGAAAAGCTGGGCGTGGCCGGGGATTTTTTTGAAAAACACGATATTCACATCCACATACCGGCCGGGGCCATTCCCAAAGACGGGCCGTCCGCCGGGGTCACGATGCTGACCGCCCTCACCTCTCTGGCCACCAACCGGACCATCCGGCAGGATCTGGCCATGACCGGTGAGATCACCCTGCGGGGCATGGTGCTGCCGGTCGGCGGCGTCAAGGACAAGGTGCTGGCCGCCCACAGAGCGGGAATCAGGACGCTGATCCTGCCCAAATTGAATGAAAAGGATATAGAGGATATTCCCAAAAAAGTGCAGCGGGAGATCCGGTTTCACTTTGTCAGCAAGATGCTGGATGTGATTCATATCGCGCTGCCCAAATAG
- a CDS encoding septal ring lytic transglycosylase RlpA family protein: MRTTGQTIRQLPEYAIIAGCLFFMALTSGCGSALRTPAPPPVAVAKKPAATEAPQAGEPDYYHLPGTPRPKPYKIGDKWYYPLAHAHGFKQQGVASWYGKAFHGRKTSNGEVYNMYGISAAHKILPLGTHVRVRNLKNGKTIDLRINDRGPFIPGRVIDLSYGAARHLGMIGPGTAPVEVIALGTVMPSAIHTGSAYKPVDYTQGNFTIQIGAFGDRKNAEQLIRDLNRFYRNAHIRETYSHHSQKTLYRVLVGRCSSLAQAEKYERVLQEKGFRGAFAIAE; this comes from the coding sequence TTGCGGACAACCGGACAGACCATCAGACAGCTTCCGGAGTATGCCATTATTGCCGGATGCTTATTTTTTATGGCGCTGACCAGCGGGTGCGGCTCTGCATTGAGAACACCGGCGCCCCCGCCTGTGGCGGTGGCGAAAAAGCCTGCCGCCACAGAGGCCCCGCAGGCAGGCGAGCCAGACTATTACCATCTGCCCGGCACCCCCCGGCCCAAACCTTACAAAATCGGCGATAAATGGTATTATCCCCTGGCCCATGCCCACGGGTTCAAACAGCAGGGGGTCGCCTCATGGTATGGCAAGGCGTTTCACGGCAGGAAAACCTCCAACGGCGAGGTCTACAATATGTACGGCATTTCCGCCGCCCATAAGATTCTGCCCCTGGGAACCCATGTGCGGGTCAGAAATCTGAAAAACGGCAAAACCATTGACCTGAGGATCAATGACCGGGGGCCGTTTATCCCCGGCAGGGTCATTGATCTCTCCTACGGCGCGGCCAGACACCTTGGCATGATCGGCCCCGGAACCGCGCCCGTGGAGGTGATCGCCCTGGGGACGGTGATGCCGTCTGCAATCCATACCGGGTCCGCTTATAAACCGGTGGATTACACGCAGGGGAACTTCACCATACAGATCGGTGCCTTTGGCGACAGAAAAAATGCCGAACAGCTGATCAGGGATCTGAACCGTTTCTACAGGAATGCCCATATCCGGGAAACCTACAGCCATCACAGTCAGAAAACCCTTTACCGGGTGCTGGTGGGGCGGTGTTCGTCGCTGGCACAGGCGGAGAAGTACGAACGGGTGTTACAGGAAAAAGGGTTCAGGGGGGCATTTGCCATTGCAGAATAA
- a CDS encoding Hsp20/alpha crystallin family protein: MDYIKIRFGNDLDNLNAQFEKNIEEMFRAISPRFTCAECSWTPPMDIYETPEEIVILAEIAGVNKEDLDIEINSKAVKIKGKRFDIPRVENATYRLAEIQCGQFERILFLPAPINTEKVSASYVDGMLHVRLAKMPREKTHKITISDG, translated from the coding sequence ATGGACTATATTAAAATACGTTTTGGCAATGACTTGGACAACCTGAATGCACAGTTTGAGAAAAACATCGAAGAGATGTTCCGGGCCATCAGTCCGCGTTTCACCTGCGCGGAGTGTTCGTGGACCCCGCCGATGGATATTTATGAAACGCCCGAAGAGATCGTGATTCTCGCTGAAATCGCGGGTGTAAACAAGGAAGACCTGGATATCGAAATCAACTCCAAGGCCGTCAAAATCAAGGGAAAACGTTTCGATATTCCCCGTGTGGAGAATGCGACCTACCGCCTTGCGGAGATACAGTGCGGCCAGTTTGAGCGCATTCTGTTCCTCCCTGCGCCGATCAACACCGAGAAAGTTTCCGCCTCCTATGTGGACGGTATGCTCCATGTCCGCCTGGCCAAAATGCCCAGGGAAAAGACGCACAAGATCACCATTTCAGACGGCTGA